The Macadamia integrifolia cultivar HAES 741 unplaced genomic scaffold, SCU_Mint_v3 scaffold3097, whole genome shotgun sequence genome segment TTTGCATCCATCATCAGGCCCTTGCGATGGTCGCGGTACACGCATATAATTTTGGCGTGTACCTGCGCCAACAGGcagagttctttctccctaaatAATATATGCACCTGGTCTACCCGAAGTGCTGCAAGATAAGCTGCATCTTGTTCTTCCCGCAGCCTACGATCAACCTGTGGTGGTCTCTTCTCCGCTAGGTCCTTGACGCTTGGGGCACCGAAGCTTGACCCTTGTTCCTCCATCACCCTCTGTAGAATCTCCACCAACTCAGCAGGGGAGACTGGTCCCTCCACCTAAACAGACAAACAGTACACAAATTAATATGAAAATTAAAGATGCTCCCAGCACTAGTTCTTGGTTCTTGGTGCTTGCATGGTTAACTCAAGTCTAGATGACTAGATCTTAAAAATGATAGATGCCATATGTTGATGTGTACCTGTTGCAGCACAAGTATGCTATCACCAGAGGCAGGGGCTACTACGGCACAGAATGGGAAGGCGGCCACTGTCAATACTGTAGCCATCTGTAAACCCTCTCCCCTGCTTGCTAGTGCACCCCACGAAACAAAATTTGCATCAAGGAACTGTACCACCAGCTCTGAGCATAGAGTACCTCCACAAAAAGAAGGCGTAAAAGGGTGACCTGGAGAGTGGAGATACATGAACGTCAACTTGCGGTCATCTCGTGCTATTTTTAGAGCCTCGGCAAAACGGCAGGCATAGAAGAAGGGATGTGACGAACCATACTGCTCCTCAAAGCTGGCTAAGAAAGCCCACTCCTCAGGAATATTAACTGAAGGCTCTCTGGCCACAGCCGAATGCAACAAGTTCTCTTCTTCCTGacgctgatgatgatgatctctCCTACTACTTGCCGGTTggggtgatggtggtggtgctACAGACCCCCCTCCCATCATACTTATACCATGTTCAATGGCCCTAGAGAATCCCCCCATAATGCTCCGTGGGAGGTTTACCATCCTTCGCGCAAGACCATTGCAAGTATTGGCAACTCCTCTTGCTCTCGCGTGTTCCCTCGGCATCGAGAAAGACATTGCTACTTTCTATTCTCTACCGTAACGAAACCCCTTAAACTGAAGAGAGTGGAAAAACACTCCTCTCTAAACCAAAGCTAGACGTTGCGTTTGCTGTGGGATGGTTAGTTATATATTACTTAAAACTCCCAAAAATGTAATTTAATTAGGTCCTTAAATATTAAGTGATCGGTGTGACACATTATCAACCGAATtacaagaatcaaaagatcttCGAGGAACGAGCCCTTTATGGGTGCGGGtcctcttctttttgttttttt includes the following:
- the LOC122067737 gene encoding plant UBX domain-containing protein 10-like isoform X2, coding for MSFSMPREHARARGVANTCNGLARRMVNLPRSIMGGFSRAIEHGISMMGGGSVAPPPSPQPASSRRDHHHQRQEEENLLHSAVAREPSVNIPEEWAFLASFEEQYGSSHPFFYACRFAEALKIARDDRKLTFMYLHSPGHPFTPSFCGGTLCSELVVQFLDANFVSWGALASRGEGLQMATVLTVAAFPFCAVVAPASGDSILVLQQVEGPVSPAELVEILQRVMEEQGSSFGAPSVKDLAEKRPPQVDRRLREEQDAAYLAALRVDQEKDRSGSREVLIEETESIQKPTEAKSTKVKIDRFQGNSATKQQIVGKVETGKETQPKEEILFRGKDPPPQPQVTKDSQTRQLFLADTNKIS
- the LOC122067737 gene encoding plant UBX domain-containing protein 10-like isoform X1, encoding MSFSMPREHARARGVANTCNGLARRMVNLPRSIMGGFSRAIEHGISMMGGGSVAPPPSPQPASSRRDHHHQRQEEENLLHSAVAREPSVNIPEEWAFLASFEEQYGSSHPFFYACRFAEALKIARDDRKLTFMYLHSPGHPFTPSFCGGTLCSELVVQFLDANFVSWGALASRGEGLQMATVLTVAAFPFCAVVAPASGDSILVLQQVEGPVSPAELVEILQRVMEEQGSSFGAPSVKDLAEKRPPQVDRRLREEQDAAYLAALRVDQEKDRSGSREVLIEETESIQKPTEAKSTKVKIDRFQGNSATKQQIVGKVETGKETQPKEEILFRGKDPPPQPQVTKILIRFPNGERREQSFLCTDKIQSVYRYIDSLALPGIGSYRLISSFPRKVYGFQQLGMTLKEAGFHPRATLFLELL